In one window of Thunnus thynnus chromosome 23, fThuThy2.1, whole genome shotgun sequence DNA:
- the ndufa12 gene encoding NADH dehydrogenase [ubiquinone] 1 alpha subcomplex subunit 12, with protein MAEYANIVRRALGQIGGHGGVRGFLLQLFRVNDVKTGTLIGVDKYGNKYYEDRQHYFFGRHRWVIYTTEMNGKNTLWEVDGSMVPAEWHRWLHCMTDDPPTTHPPEPKKFLAEVHQFNVSGSAQQYVPFSTTRKKIHEWVPPKAGSQ; from the exons ATGGCGGAGTATGCGAACATCGTCCGAAGGGCTTTGGGGCAAATAGGAGGTCATGGAGGAGTCCGAGGGTTTCTCCTTCAGTTATTCag GGTGAATGATGTGAAGACAGGAACTCTGATTGGTGTGGATAAATATGGAAACAAATACTATGAGGACAGGCAGCATTACTTCTTTG GGCGACACCGCTGGGTGATCTACACCACAGAGATGAATGGAAAGAACACCTTGTGGGAGGTGGACGGCAGCATGGTGCCCGCTGAATG GCATCGTTGGCTGCACTGTATGACGGACGACCCCCCCACCACGCACCCACCAGAGCCCAAGAAGTTCCTGGCTGAGGTTCACCAGTTCAACGTGAGCGGCAGCGCACAGCAGTACGTGCCCTTCTCCACCACCCGCAAGAAGATCCACGAGTGGGTTCCCCCTAAAGCTGGATCTCAGTGA